A portion of the Helicobacter pylori NQ4053 genome contains these proteins:
- the hemN gene encoding oxygen-independent coproporphyrinogen III oxidase, with product MQTIDFEKFSQYSKPGPRYTSYPTAVEFKENFNEESLKTAFFNHDNLKNPMPLSLYTHLPFCRSACYFCACSVIYTSLEEKKTRYISYLKKELALLKNAMDTNREVAQFHYGGGTPTFFSPIQLDEITQSIQEVFPNFSQDIEMSCEIDPRHFTKEHMQTLFDRGFNRLSFGVQDFDFEVQKAIHRIQPFEMVQESVKLARDYGIKSINFDLIYGLPNQTKESFLKTLEWVLKLDPDRLAVFNYAHVPWVKKTMRKIDETLLPSPRDKLEILESLISFLEKANYQMIGMDHFAKSDNELYLALQKAELRRNFQGYTTKKFTQTIGIGITSIGEGGDYYTQNYKDLHHYEKALDLGHLPVERGVALSQEDVLRKEVIMQMMSNLKLDYSKIEEKFSIDFKAHFKKELEKLKPYEEAGLLSFNPKGFEMTRTGGMLVRNMAMEFDAYLRGGEKHFSKTL from the coding sequence ATGCAAACCATTGATTTTGAAAAATTTTCCCAATATTCCAAGCCCGGCCCGCGATACACCAGCTACCCCACAGCGGTGGAGTTTAAAGAAAATTTTAATGAAGAGAGCTTGAAAACGGCGTTTTTTAACCATGACAACCTCAAAAACCCCATGCCTTTATCGCTTTATACGCATTTGCCCTTTTGCAGGAGCGCGTGTTATTTTTGCGCTTGTTCAGTCATTTACACCAGCTTAGAAGAGAAAAAAACCCGCTATATCAGCTACCTTAAAAAAGAACTCGCCCTTTTAAAAAACGCGATGGACACTAACAGAGAAGTGGCGCAATTCCACTATGGCGGCGGCACGCCGACCTTTTTTTCGCCCATTCAATTAGATGAAATCACGCAAAGCATTCAAGAAGTTTTCCCTAATTTCAGTCAAGATATTGAAATGAGTTGCGAGATTGATCCTAGGCATTTCACTAAAGAACACATGCAAACCTTGTTTGATAGGGGGTTTAACCGCTTGAGTTTTGGGGTGCAGGATTTTGATTTTGAGGTTCAAAAAGCCATTCACAGAATCCAGCCTTTTGAAATGGTTCAAGAATCGGTAAAACTCGCCAGAGATTACGGCATCAAATCCATTAATTTTGATTTGATTTATGGCTTACCCAACCAGACTAAAGAGAGTTTTTTAAAAACTTTGGAATGGGTTTTGAAACTGGATCCGGACCGATTGGCGGTGTTCAATTACGCGCATGTGCCTTGGGTGAAAAAAACGATGCGTAAAATTGATGAAACCTTATTGCCAAGCCCTAGAGACAAACTAGAGATTTTAGAATCTCTCATCAGTTTTTTAGAAAAAGCCAACTACCAAATGATAGGCATGGATCATTTCGCTAAAAGCGATAATGAATTGTATTTAGCCCTTCAAAAAGCGGAATTACGCCGTAATTTTCAAGGCTATACCACGAAGAAATTCACTCAAACCATTGGCATTGGCATTACAAGCATCGGCGAAGGGGGCGATTATTACACGCAAAATTATAAAGATTTGCACCACTATGAAAAAGCCCTTGATTTGGGGCATTTACCGGTAGAAAGAGGCGTAGCGCTCAGTCAAGAAGATGTTTTAAGAAAAGAAGTGATCATGCAGATGATGAGTAATTTAAAATTGGATTACTCTAAGATTGAAGAAAAATTTTCTATTGATTTTAAAGCGCATTTTAAAAAAGAATTAGAAAAATTAAAGCCTTATGAAGAAGCGGGCTTGCTTTCTTTCAACCCTAAAGGCTTTGAGATGACAAGAACGGGGGGCATGCTCGTAAGAAACATGGCCATGGAGTTTGACGCGTATTTGCGTGGGGGCGAAAAACATTTCAGTAAAACGCTATGA
- a CDS encoding (Fe-S)-binding protein, translated as MNENVNGNIFEEVGDACVKCAKCVPGCTIYRIHKDEATSPRGFLDLMRLNAQNKLQLDTNLKHLLETCFLCTACVEICPFHLPIDTLIEKAREKIAQKHGIAWYKKSYFSLLKNRKKMDRVFSTAHFLAPCVFKQVGDSLEPRVAFKGLFKRFKKSALPPLNQKSFLQKHAGMKPLENPIQKVAIFIGCLSNYHYQQVGESLLYILEKLNVQAIIPKQECCSAPAYFTGDKDTTLFLVKKNIEWFESYLDGVDAIIVPEATCASMLINDYYKVFLGEKDKDLYVKRLEKITPKIYLASVFLEKHTPLKSLLEKIPKGKKEVITYHNPCHAKKTLNAHKEVRNLLNAHYEIKEMPDNCCGFGGITMQTEKAEFSLKVGLLRAKEIINTQAAILSAECGACHMQLNNALKSLDDPNTPPFLHPLELIAKALKSAE; from the coding sequence ATGAATGAAAATGTTAATGGAAATATTTTTGAAGAAGTAGGGGACGCTTGCGTTAAGTGCGCTAAATGCGTGCCAGGTTGCACTATATATCGCATTCATAAAGATGAGGCGACTTCGCCTAGGGGCTTTTTAGATTTGATGCGCTTAAACGCTCAAAACAAGCTCCAATTAGACACGAATTTAAAACACCTTTTAGAAACTTGCTTTTTATGCACCGCTTGCGTGGAAATTTGCCCTTTTCATTTGCCCATAGACACTTTAATAGAAAAAGCCAGAGAAAAAATCGCTCAAAAGCATGGCATCGCTTGGTATAAAAAATCCTATTTTTCCCTTTTAAAAAACCGCAAAAAAATGGATAGGGTGTTTTCAACTGCACATTTTTTAGCCCCTTGCGTTTTCAAGCAAGTGGGGGATAGTTTAGAGCCTAGAGTGGCGTTTAAAGGCTTGTTCAAACGCTTTAAAAAAAGCGCTCTGCCTCCCTTAAATCAAAAAAGTTTTTTACAAAAGCATGCAGGAATGAAGCCTTTAGAAAACCCCATTCAAAAAGTGGCCATTTTTATAGGGTGCTTGAGCAATTACCATTACCAGCAAGTGGGGGAAAGCTTGTTGTATATTTTAGAAAAACTCAACGTTCAAGCGATCATCCCTAAGCAAGAATGCTGCTCAGCCCCTGCGTATTTTACCGGCGATAAAGACACCACGCTTTTTTTAGTGAAAAAAAACATAGAATGGTTTGAAAGCTATTTAGATGGAGTGGATGCGATCATCGTGCCTGAAGCCACATGCGCTAGCATGCTCATTAACGATTATTACAAGGTGTTTTTAGGCGAAAAAGATAAGGATTTGTATGTGAAGCGCTTGGAAAAAATCACGCCTAAAATCTATCTGGCGAGCGTGTTTTTAGAAAAACATACCCCTTTAAAAAGTCTTTTAGAAAAAATCCCTAAGGGAAAAAAAGAGGTTATCACCTATCATAACCCTTGCCATGCCAAAAAAACCCTAAACGCTCATAAAGAAGTGCGAAACTTACTCAATGCGCATTATGAAATTAAAGAAATGCCGGACAATTGCTGCGGTTTTGGGGGGATTACGATGCAAACCGAAAAGGCGGAGTTTTCTTTAAAAGTGGGGCTTCTTAGGGCTAAAGAAATCATAAACACTCAAGCTGCAATTTTGAGCGCAGAATGCGGGGCATGCCACATGCAATTAAACAACGCTTTAAAGTCTTTAGATGACCCTAACACCCCGCCATTTTTGCACCCTTTAGAACTCATCGCTAAAGCCTTAAAAAGCGCTGAATAA
- a CDS encoding DEAD/DEAH box helicase, translating into MQEISAYELIKQKLHAIPNKRHKGSLFEKISKQFLQEHDSANEYESIDLWYDWELRGKERDKGIDIVIQTTSKEYIAVQCKFHQNSISYNDISPFLTQLLIGVGEVRFKKGIIISTSNLTSEALKAIEQIRSTGMGIDIDEITEENFIYSRIDWEKFDPTKTEDEIPLCDKKRPRPHQTEAINATKEYFSDPKNARGKLIMACGTGKTYTSLKIMEALDPKIMLFLAPSIALLSQTFREYAQEKSEPFYASIVCSDDKTGESKNEDNDDINFSELPIKASTRLEDILSAYEKAQKENKRFIIFSTYQSALRIKEAQEAGLGEIDLIICDEAHRTVGAMYSSNERDDKNAFTLCHSDENIKAKKRLYMTATPKVYSESSKAKAKEKDNVIYSMDDAQTFGEEIYTLNFSKAIALDLLTDYKVIILAVRKENLSGVTNSVNKKISQLKAEGTKLDKKLINNEFVCKIVGTHKGLAKQDLIVLDDENKEDNDLKNKADTFVSQRAISFCKSIQTSKNIKDSFETIMECYDEELKKKSFKNLKISIDHVDGTMNCKERLDKLENLNTFKPNTCKVLSNARCLSEGVDVPALDSIIFFDGKSAMVDIIQAVGRVMRKAKHKKRGYIILPIALEESEIKNLDEAVNNTNFKNIWKVIKALRSHDSSLVDEATFKEKIKIFGSDDASNLDDEEELQKDKTEQSDPKQAQKTLFDAILLQDLANAVYNVMPTKLGDRNYWENFAKKTGNIARTLNNRLKELFGKNPEIFHGFLDSLRENIHQNIREEEALDMITSHVITKPIFDAIFGDNIQNPIAKALDKMVLKLSDLGLEGETKDLKNLYESVKTEATRAKSQKSQQELIKNLYNTFFKEAFRKQSEKLGIVYTPIEVVDFILRATNGILKKHFNTDFNDKNITIFDPFTGTGSFIARLLSKENDLISDEALKEKFQKNLFAFDIVLLSYYIALINITQAAQNRDGSLKNFKNIALTDSLDYLEEKSDKGVFPLFEDLKENKDIKTTLANQTIQVIIGNPPYSAGAKSQNDNNQNLSHKKLEKWVYETYGKNSTAKAGKATRDTLIQSIRMASDLLKDKGVVGFVVNGSFIDSKSADGFRKCVAQEFSHLYVLNLRGNARTSGETFKKEGGKIFDSGSRATVAIIFFVKDTSVKNSTIHYYDIGDYLKREEKLNRLANFTNLDAIAFETITPNNKGDWINQRNDGFEKLIPLKRDPKLKIFNSIFDLNSNGVASGRDPWVYNFSPKNLMQSVQNCIDTYNADLKRFNEVFREAFKQRTKGVKSGDLYKQLNDKEITTDKTKIAWTRSLKQGFIKNENLPESNEECIRLAMYRPFNKQWLYFDKNLNEEQSQLPKIFPDKSARNVVINTSSMASRNFSCLIANEITDVQTMANTQAYPLYYYDDLGNRHDAISGYALNLFRRHYQDNAITEEEIFYYIYAIFHHKGYLEKYKNSLAKEAPRIALSEDFKELSILGKELAELHLNYENGEMHTSVKHNLLESAEVEGYYDCG; encoded by the coding sequence ATGCAAGAAATCAGCGCCTACGAACTCATCAAACAAAAACTGCATGCCATACCCAACAAACGCCATAAAGGAAGCTTGTTTGAAAAAATTTCTAAGCAATTTTTACAAGAGCATGACAGCGCTAACGAATACGAGTCTATTGATCTTTGGTATGATTGGGAATTAAGGGGGAAGGAGCGCGATAAGGGGATTGATATAGTCATTCAAACGACTTCAAAAGAATACATCGCTGTGCAATGCAAATTCCATCAAAACAGCATCTCGTATAACGACATTTCACCTTTTTTAACCCAATTGCTAATCGGGGTAGGGGAGGTCAGGTTTAAAAAAGGGATCATCATCTCCACTTCTAATTTAACCTCTGAAGCTCTTAAAGCAATTGAACAAATCAGAAGCACAGGAATGGGGATTGACATTGATGAAATCACTGAAGAGAATTTTATTTATTCTCGTATTGATTGGGAAAAGTTTGATCCCACAAAAACCGAAGACGAAATCCCCTTATGCGATAAGAAAAGGCCGCGCCCTCACCAAACAGAAGCCATAAACGCCACTAAAGAGTATTTTTCTGACCCTAAAAACGCTAGAGGCAAGCTCATTATGGCATGCGGGACCGGCAAAACCTACACTTCTTTAAAAATCATGGAAGCTTTAGACCCTAAGATCATGCTTTTTTTAGCGCCCAGCATCGCTTTGCTTTCTCAAACTTTTAGAGAATACGCGCAAGAAAAAAGCGAGCCTTTTTACGCTTCTATCGTGTGCAGCGATGATAAAACTGGGGAAAGTAAGAACGAAGACAATGACGATATTAATTTTTCTGAGCTCCCTATAAAGGCCTCCACTCGCCTGGAAGACATTTTAAGCGCTTATGAAAAAGCACAAAAAGAAAACAAACGCTTCATTATCTTTTCAACTTATCAAAGCGCGTTGCGTATTAAAGAAGCGCAAGAAGCGGGTTTGGGCGAAATCGATCTCATCATTTGCGATGAAGCCCACAGAACGGTAGGGGCTATGTATTCTAGTAATGAAAGGGACGATAAAAACGCTTTCACGCTTTGCCACAGCGATGAAAATATCAAAGCCAAAAAACGCCTTTACATGACCGCTACGCCTAAAGTGTATAGCGAAAGCTCTAAAGCTAAAGCCAAAGAGAAAGATAATGTTATCTATTCCATGGATGATGCGCAGACTTTTGGCGAAGAAATCTATACGCTCAATTTTTCAAAAGCGATCGCTTTGGATCTCTTAACCGACTACAAAGTCATCATTTTAGCGGTGCGAAAAGAAAATTTAAGCGGCGTTACTAACAGCGTGAATAAGAAAATCAGCCAGCTCAAAGCCGAAGGCACTAAATTAGATAAAAAGCTCATCAATAACGAATTTGTGTGTAAGATCGTTGGCACGCATAAAGGGTTAGCCAAGCAGGATCTAATCGTTTTAGACGATGAAAACAAAGAAGACAACGACTTGAAAAACAAAGCCGACACCTTTGTTTCTCAAAGAGCCATAAGCTTTTGTAAAAGCATACAAACGAGTAAAAATATCAAAGACTCCTTTGAAACGATCATGGAATGCTATGATGAAGAGCTGAAGAAAAAGAGTTTTAAAAACCTAAAAATCAGCATCGATCATGTTGATGGCACCATGAATTGTAAGGAGAGGCTTGACAAATTAGAAAACTTGAACACATTCAAACCCAACACTTGTAAGGTTTTAAGCAACGCTAGGTGTTTGAGCGAGGGGGTGGATGTCCCAGCACTTGATAGCATTATCTTTTTTGATGGCAAAAGCGCTATGGTGGATATTATCCAAGCGGTGGGTAGGGTGATGCGAAAAGCCAAACACAAGAAAAGAGGCTATATCATTTTGCCTATCGCTTTAGAAGAGAGTGAAATTAAAAACCTAGATGAAGCCGTCAATAACACCAATTTCAAAAACATTTGGAAAGTGATAAAAGCCTTAAGAAGCCATGATTCAAGCCTGGTTGATGAAGCCACTTTTAAAGAAAAAATCAAAATCTTTGGAAGCGATGACGCAAGCAATTTAGACGATGAGGAAGAGTTACAAAAAGATAAAACCGAGCAATCCGATCCCAAACAAGCCCAAAAAACCCTTTTTGACGCTATCTTGCTGCAAGATCTAGCGAACGCTGTGTATAATGTCATGCCCACTAAATTAGGGGACAGGAATTATTGGGAAAATTTCGCTAAAAAAACGGGCAACATCGCAAGGACCTTGAACAACCGCTTGAAAGAACTTTTTGGCAAAAACCCTGAAATTTTCCACGGCTTTTTGGATTCCTTAAGGGAAAATATCCATCAAAACATCAGAGAAGAGGAAGCCTTGGATATGATCACTTCTCACGTCATCACTAAGCCCATTTTTGATGCGATTTTTGGGGACAATATTCAAAACCCTATCGCAAAAGCCTTGGATAAAATGGTTTTAAAACTCTCCGATCTAGGGCTAGAAGGGGAAACTAAAGATCTTAAAAACCTCTATGAAAGCGTGAAAACCGAAGCAACGCGCGCCAAAAGCCAAAAAAGCCAGCAAGAACTCATTAAAAACCTCTACAACACTTTCTTTAAAGAAGCCTTTAGAAAGCAAAGCGAAAAACTAGGGATCGTTTATACGCCCATAGAGGTGGTGGATTTCATTTTAAGGGCCACTAACGGCATTTTGAAAAAGCATTTCAACACGGATTTTAACGATAAAAACATCACGATTTTTGACCCTTTCACGGGCACCGGGAGTTTTATCGCTCGTTTGCTTTCTAAAGAAAACGATCTCATTAGCGATGAAGCCTTGAAAGAGAAGTTTCAAAAAAATTTGTTCGCTTTTGACATCGTGCTTTTATCTTATTATATCGCTTTAATCAATATCACCCAAGCCGCGCAAAATAGGGATGGTTCGTTAAAAAATTTCAAAAATATCGCGCTCACGGACAGCCTGGATTATTTGGAAGAAAAAAGCGATAAGGGGGTATTCCCTTTATTTGAAGATTTGAAAGAAAATAAAGACATCAAAACCACTCTAGCCAACCAAACTATCCAAGTCATCATCGGCAACCCTCCTTATTCAGCCGGTGCTAAAAGCCAAAACGACAACAACCAAAACCTTTCACACAAGAAGCTTGAAAAATGGGTTTATGAAACTTATGGTAAAAATTCCACCGCTAAAGCGGGGAAAGCCACACGAGACACGCTCATCCAGTCAATCCGCATGGCGAGCGATCTTTTAAAAGATAAAGGGGTGGTAGGCTTTGTGGTGAATGGGAGCTTCATTGACTCTAAAAGCGCGGACGGGTTCAGGAAATGCGTGGCGCAAGAATTTTCGCATCTTTATGTGCTGAATTTGAGGGGGAATGCGAGGACTTCAGGGGAAACTTTTAAAAAAGAGGGAGGGAAAATCTTTGATAGCGGATCCAGGGCGACGGTAGCGATTATCTTTTTTGTCAAAGACACAAGCGTGAAAAACAGCACGATCCATTACTACGATATTGGGGATTATTTGAAAAGAGAAGAAAAACTCAATCGGCTCGCTAACTTCACAAACCTAGACGCAATCGCTTTTGAAACCATCACCCCAAATAATAAAGGCGATTGGATCAACCAAAGGAATGACGGCTTTGAAAAGCTCATCCCTTTGAAAAGAGACCCAAAACTCAAAATATTCAATAGTATTTTTGATCTCAATTCTAATGGCGTGGCGAGCGGTCGTGATCCTTGGGTGTATAATTTTTCGCCAAAAAATTTAATGCAATCGGTGCAAAACTGCATTGACACTTATAACGCTGATTTGAAGCGCTTCAATGAGGTTTTTAGGGAAGCCTTCAAACAACGCACCAAAGGCGTCAAATCAGGCGATCTTTACAAACAACTTAATGATAAAGAAATCACCACCGATAAAACGAAAATCGCTTGGACTCGTAGTTTGAAACAAGGATTTATTAAAAATGAAAATCTGCCAGAAAGCAATGAGGAGTGCATAAGATTAGCCATGTATCGCCCTTTTAACAAACAATGGCTTTATTTTGATAAAAATTTAAATGAAGAACAAAGCCAATTGCCCAAAATTTTCCCGGATAAAAGCGCGCGTAATGTGGTGATCAATACCAGTTCAATGGCTTCAAGAAATTTTTCTTGCTTGATTGCAAACGAGATTACTGATGTCCAAACAATGGCGAACACCCAAGCTTACCCCTTGTATTATTACGACGATTTGGGGAATCGCCATGACGCTATCAGCGGCTATGCGCTCAATCTGTTCAGGAGGCATTACCAAGATAATGCTATTACTGAAGAAGAGATTTTTTATTACATTTATGCGATTTTCCACCATAAAGGCTATTTGGAAAAATACAAAAACTCCCTCGCCAAAGAAGCGCCGCGAATCGCTTTGAGCGAGGATTTTAAGGAACTCTCTATCCTTGGCAAAGAATTGGCCGAATTGCATCTGAACTATGAGAATGGGGAAATGCACACAAGCGTTAAACATAACCTGCTAGAGAGCGCCGAAGTGGAGGGCTATTATGATTGTGGGTAA
- a CDS encoding type ISP restriction/modification enzyme, whose protein sequence is MIVGKMTKKGDSIIYNHHITITQIPKKAFDYVVNGKSAIDWVIERYQKTTDKDSLIENNPNDYAGGQYVFELLCRVIKLSEKSVDLIEKISMKRFE, encoded by the coding sequence ATGATTGTGGGTAAAATGACTAAAAAAGGGGATAGCATCATTTATAACCACCATATCACCATCACTCAAATCCCTAAAAAAGCCTTTGACTATGTGGTGAATGGCAAAAGTGCGATTGACTGGGTGATCGAACGCTATCAAAAGACTACCGATAAAGACAGCTTGATTGAAAACAACCCGAACGATTACGCCGGCGGCCAATACGTTTTTGAACTCCTTTGTAGGGTCATCAAACTCTCTGAAAAAAGCGTGGATTTGATAGAAAAGATTAGCATGAAGAGGTTTGAGTGA
- a CDS encoding outer membrane protein has protein sequence MKKFVVFKTLCLSVVLGNSLVAAEGSTEVQKQLEKPKDYKAVKGEQNAWYLGISYQVGQASQSVKNPPKSSEFNYPKFPVGKTDYLAVMQGLGLTVGYKQFFGEKRWFGARYYGFMDYGHAVFGANALTSDNGGVCELHQPCATKVGTMGNLSDMFTYGVGIDTLYNVINKEDASFGFFFGAQIAGNSWGNTTGAFLETKSPYKHTSYSLDPAIFQFLFNLGIRTHIGRHQEFDFGVKIPTINVYYFNHGNLSFTYRRQYSLYVGYRYNF, from the coding sequence ATGAAAAAGTTTGTAGTGTTTAAAACGCTCTGTTTATCGGTAGTGTTAGGTAATAGTCTTGTGGCAGCAGAAGGCAGCACAGAAGTGCAAAAGCAATTGGAAAAGCCAAAAGATTATAAAGCAGTGAAAGGCGAGCAAAACGCTTGGTATTTGGGGATTAGCTATCAAGTCGGTCAGGCTTCACAAAGCGTTAAAAACCCCCCCAAAAGCAGTGAATTTAACTATCCTAAGTTCCCTGTGGGTAAAACCGACTATCTGGCCGTTATGCAAGGCTTAGGGCTTACTGTGGGTTATAAGCAGTTTTTTGGGGAGAAGAGATGGTTTGGTGCGCGCTATTACGGCTTTATGGATTATGGGCATGCCGTATTTGGAGCGAACGCTTTGACATCAGATAATGGTGGGGTGTGTGAGCTTCACCAACCATGTGCGACCAAAGTAGGGACAATGGGCAATCTGTCTGACATGTTCACTTATGGTGTGGGTATTGACACTTTATACAATGTCATCAATAAAGAGGATGCGAGTTTTGGATTCTTTTTTGGGGCTCAAATCGCGGGCAACTCTTGGGGTAATACGACAGGGGCCTTTTTGGAAACTAAAAGCCCTTATAAGCACACTTCCTATAGCCTTGATCCGGCGATTTTCCAATTCCTTTTTAATTTAGGGATCCGCACCCATATTGGCCGGCATCAAGAATTTGACTTTGGCGTGAAGATTCCTACTATCAATGTTTATTATTTTAACCATGGGAATTTGAGCTTCACTTACCGCCGTCAATACAGCCTTTATGTAGGGTATCGTTACAATTTCTGA
- a CDS encoding pyridoxal phosphate-dependent aminotransferase has protein sequence MLYSSKIQSLSESATIAISTLAKELKSQGKDILSFSAGEPDFDTPQAIKDAAIKALNDGFTKYTPVAGIPELLKAIAFKLKKENNLDYELSEILVSNGAKQSLFNAIQALIGEGDEVVIPVPFWVTYPELVKYSGGVSQFIQTDEKSHFKITPKQLKDALSPKTKMLILTTPSNPTGMLYSKAELEALGEVLKDTKVWVLSDEIYEKLVYKGEFVSCAAVSEEMNKRTITINGLSKSVAMTGWRMGYAASKDKKLVKLMNNLQSQCTSNINSITQMASIVALEGLVDKEIETMRQAFEKRCDLAHAKINAIEGLSALKPDGAFYLFIHIGSLCGGDSMRFCHELLEKEGVALVPGKAFGLEGYVRLSFACSEEQIEKGIERIARFVKSKG, from the coding sequence ATGTTATATTCCTCTAAAATCCAATCCCTTTCAGAATCCGCAACGATCGCTATCAGCACGCTCGCTAAAGAATTGAAATCGCAAGGAAAAGATATTTTAAGTTTTTCAGCGGGCGAGCCTGATTTTGACACCCCACAAGCGATTAAAGATGCGGCTATAAAAGCCCTAAATGACGGCTTCACCAAATACACGCCAGTGGCTGGGATTCCTGAATTACTCAAAGCGATCGCTTTTAAATTGAAAAAAGAAAACAACTTGGATTATGAGCTGAGTGAAATTCTAGTGAGCAATGGCGCTAAGCAAAGCCTGTTCAATGCGATTCAAGCCTTAATAGGGGAGGGCGATGAGGTGGTTATCCCTGTGCCTTTTTGGGTAACTTACCCTGAGCTTGTGAAATACAGCGGAGGGGTGAGTCAATTCATTCAAACCGATGAAAAAAGCCATTTTAAAATCACCCCCAAGCAGCTTAAAGACGCTTTAAGCCCCAAAACAAAAATGCTCATTCTCACCACCCCATCAAACCCTACCGGCATGCTTTATAGTAAGGCGGAATTAGAGGCTTTAGGCGAAGTTTTAAAAGACACCAAAGTTTGGGTGCTTAGCGATGAAATTTATGAAAAGCTTGTTTATAAAGGGGAGTTTGTTTCTTGCGCAGCAGTGAGTGAAGAGATGAACAAACGCACCATTACCATTAACGGCTTGAGCAAGTCAGTAGCGATGACAGGCTGGCGTATGGGCTATGCGGCGAGTAAGGATAAAAAATTAGTCAAATTGATGAATAACTTGCAAAGTCAATGCACTTCCAATATCAATTCTATCACGCAAATGGCTTCTATTGTGGCGCTTGAGGGGTTGGTGGATAAGGAAATTGAAACGATGCGTCAGGCTTTTGAGAAGCGCTGTGATTTAGCCCACGCAAAAATCAATGCGATTGAAGGGCTGAGTGCTTTAAAACCTGATGGGGCGTTTTATTTGTTTATCCATATCGGTAGCCTTTGTGGGGGGGATTCGATGCGATTTTGCCATGAGTTGTTAGAAAAAGAAGGCGTAGCGTTAGTGCCTGGAAAGGCTTTTGGATTGGAAGGCTATGTCCGTTTGTCTTTTGCATGCTCAGAAGAGCAGATTGAAAAGGGGATTGAACGCATCGCTCGCTTTGTCAAATCAAAGGGATAA
- the xerH gene encoding tyrosine recombinase XerH produces MKHPLEELKDPVENLLLWIGRFLRYKCTSLSNSQVKDQNKVFECLNEFNHAFINSSQLEKVCKKARSAGLLGINTYALPLLKFYEYAQKLSLKSLKSIDEVMLAEFLSIYTGGLSLATKKNYRIALLGLFSYIDKQNQDENEKSYIYNITLKNISGANQSAGNKLPTHLNNEELEKFLESIDKIEMSAKVRARNRLLIKIIVFTGMRSNEALQLKIKDFTLENGCYTILIKGKGDKYRAVMLKAFHIESLLKEWLIERELYPVKNDLLFCNQKGSALTQAYLYKQVERIINFAGLRREKNGAHMLRHSFATLLYQKRHDLILVQEALGHASLNTSRIYTHFDKQRLEEAASIWEEN; encoded by the coding sequence ATGAAGCACCCCCTAGAAGAATTAAAAGACCCTGTAGAAAATCTTTTGCTGTGGATTGGGCGCTTTTTGCGTTACAAATGCACAAGCCTATCTAATTCCCAAGTGAAAGATCAAAACAAGGTTTTTGAATGCTTGAACGAATTCAATCATGCGTTCATCAATTCAAGCCAATTAGAAAAAGTTTGCAAAAAAGCCCGCAGTGCCGGATTATTAGGTATCAATACCTATGCACTGCCCCTACTCAAATTTTACGAATACGCTCAAAAGCTTTCTTTAAAATCGCTCAAAAGCATAGACGAAGTCATGTTGGCTGAATTTTTGAGTATTTATACCGGGGGTTTGAGTTTAGCCACCAAGAAAAATTACCGGATCGCCCTACTCGGGCTTTTTAGCTACATAGACAAGCAAAATCAAGATGAAAATGAAAAATCTTATATTTATAATATCACGCTTAAAAATATCAGCGGAGCAAATCAAAGTGCGGGCAACAAGCTCCCTACTCATTTAAACAATGAAGAATTAGAAAAATTTTTAGAAAGCATTGATAAAATAGAAATGTCCGCTAAAGTGCGCGCGAGAAACCGCCTGCTCATTAAAATCATCGTTTTTACAGGCATGCGTTCTAATGAAGCCTTGCAGCTTAAAATAAAGGATTTTACTTTAGAAAATGGCTGTTATACGATTTTGATTAAAGGTAAGGGCGATAAATACAGAGCGGTGATGCTCAAAGCTTTCCACATTGAGAGCCTTTTAAAAGAATGGCTCATAGAAAGGGAATTGTATCCTGTTAAAAACGATTTATTGTTTTGCAACCAAAAAGGCAGCGCTTTAACGCAAGCGTATTTGTATAAGCAAGTGGAGCGCATCATCAATTTTGCAGGACTCAGGCGAGAGAAAAATGGGGCGCACATGTTAAGGCATTCTTTTGCGACCTTGCTTTATCAAAAACGCCATGATTTGATTTTGGTTCAAGAAGCTCTAGGGCATGCGAGCTTGAACACGAGTAGGATTTACACGCATTTTGACAAACAGCGTTTAGAAGAAGCGGCGAGCATTTGGGAAGAAAATTAA